A single genomic interval of Cupriavidus sp. MP-37 harbors:
- the cysD gene encoding sulfate adenylyltransferase subunit CysD, which translates to MGIMNDIAEATSGVAHLLQVQNDHLDRLEAESIYIIREVVAECRNPALLFSGGKDSIVMLHLALKAFRLGERKIELPFPLVHIDTGHNYPEVIAFRDQRVAELGARLVVGHVEDSIKRGTVRLRKDTDSRNAAQAVTLLETIEAHKFDALMGGARRDEEKARAKERIFSFRDEFGQWDPKAQRPELWSLYNARMAQGEQMRVFPISNWTELDVWQYIAREKLALPPIYYAHQREVVRKNGLLVPVTPITPKQDGDVSEVLSVRFRTVGDISCTCPVASVADSPEAIIAETAVTEITERGATRMDDQTSEASMERRKKEGYF; encoded by the coding sequence ATGGGCATCATGAACGACATCGCAGAAGCCACCTCGGGCGTGGCTCACCTGTTGCAGGTACAGAACGACCATCTCGACCGCCTCGAGGCGGAATCGATCTACATCATCCGCGAGGTGGTGGCCGAGTGCCGCAACCCGGCGCTGCTGTTCTCGGGCGGCAAGGACTCGATCGTGATGCTGCACCTGGCGCTGAAGGCCTTCCGCCTGGGCGAGCGCAAGATCGAGCTGCCGTTCCCGCTGGTGCATATCGACACCGGCCACAACTACCCGGAAGTGATCGCGTTCCGCGACCAGCGCGTGGCCGAGCTCGGTGCGCGCCTGGTGGTGGGCCACGTCGAGGACTCGATCAAGCGCGGCACCGTGCGCCTGCGCAAGGACACCGATTCGCGCAACGCGGCGCAGGCGGTGACGCTGCTGGAAACCATCGAGGCGCACAAGTTCGACGCGCTGATGGGCGGCGCCCGCCGCGATGAAGAGAAGGCGCGCGCCAAGGAGCGCATCTTCTCGTTCCGCGACGAGTTCGGCCAGTGGGACCCGAAGGCCCAGCGCCCCGAGCTGTGGAGCCTGTACAACGCCCGCATGGCGCAGGGCGAGCAGATGCGCGTGTTCCCGATCTCGAACTGGACCGAGCTGGACGTGTGGCAGTACATCGCCCGCGAGAAGCTGGCGCTGCCGCCGATCTACTACGCGCACCAGCGCGAGGTGGTGCGCAAGAACGGCCTGCTGGTGCCGGTCACGCCGATCACGCCCAAGCAGGACGGCGATGTCAGCGAAGTGCTGTCGGTGCGCTTCCGCACCGTCGGCGACATCAGCTGCACCTGCCCGGTGGCCAGCGTTGCCGATTCGCCCGAAGCGATCATCGCCGAGACCGCGGTGACCGAGATCACCGAGCGCGGCGCCACCCGCATGGACGACCAGACCAGCGAAGCCTCGATGGAGCGCCGCAAGAAGGAAGGCTACTTCTAA
- the lptF gene encoding LPS export ABC transporter permease LptF, protein MILQQALRRELAYTAGAVFLVMLTFMLTSLVIRILGMAANGKASPNDVLMLIGLATIGYLSILLSATLFISTLIVLTRWYKDSEMVVWFSAGISLRDLVKPVLQFAAPFIVLALLLGMFAWPWANQQSALFRDRFEQRGVMSMIAAGRFIEPAKANYVLFIEGIDADMKHARNVFVANAEADKIGVALAHQGKFETMPNGDRLVVMENGRRYSGTPGQIDYRIVEFERYAVKVDNKPPESEAKLPPKSRDTIELIRNPTRENLGELIWRISLPILAFNFVMIAIPLAYVNPRLGRYTPLVFAVLIYLTYSNLVNLTQSWVRNGSVPFWLAWWPIHLIVFLGALLLFRYRQNRSLGGWRAVFGLRKRDAASAAGGRA, encoded by the coding sequence ATGATCCTTCAACAAGCCCTGCGACGCGAGCTTGCCTACACCGCCGGGGCGGTGTTCCTGGTGATGCTGACCTTCATGCTCACCTCGCTCGTGATCCGCATCCTGGGGATGGCCGCCAACGGCAAGGCCAGCCCCAACGACGTGCTGATGCTGATCGGCCTGGCCACCATCGGCTACCTGTCGATCCTGCTGTCGGCGACGCTGTTCATTTCCACCCTGATCGTGCTGACGCGCTGGTACAAGGACTCGGAAATGGTGGTGTGGTTCTCGGCCGGCATCTCGCTGCGCGACCTGGTCAAGCCGGTGCTGCAGTTCGCCGCGCCCTTCATCGTGCTGGCGCTGCTGCTGGGCATGTTCGCCTGGCCGTGGGCCAACCAGCAGAGCGCGCTGTTCCGCGACCGCTTCGAGCAGCGCGGGGTGATGTCGATGATCGCCGCGGGCCGCTTCATCGAACCGGCCAAGGCCAACTACGTGCTGTTCATCGAGGGCATCGACGCCGACATGAAGCACGCGCGCAATGTCTTTGTCGCCAATGCCGAAGCCGACAAGATCGGCGTGGCGCTGGCGCACCAGGGCAAGTTCGAGACCATGCCCAACGGCGACCGCCTGGTGGTGATGGAAAACGGCCGCCGCTATTCCGGCACGCCCGGCCAGATCGACTACCGCATCGTCGAGTTCGAGCGCTATGCGGTCAAGGTGGACAACAAGCCGCCCGAGTCCGAGGCCAAGCTGCCGCCCAAGAGCCGCGACACCATCGAGCTGATCCGCAACCCCACGCGTGAAAACCTGGGCGAGCTGATCTGGCGCATCTCGCTGCCGATCCTCGCCTTCAACTTCGTCATGATCGCGATCCCGCTGGCCTACGTGAACCCGCGCCTGGGCCGCTACACGCCGCTGGTGTTCGCCGTGCTGATCTACCTGACCTACAGCAACCTGGTCAACCTGACGCAGTCCTGGGTGCGCAACGGCTCGGTGCCGTTCTGGCTGGCCTGGTGGCCGATCCACCTGATCGTGTTCCTGGGCGCGCTGCTGCTGTTCCGCTATCGCCAGAACCGCAGCCTGGGTGGCTGGCGCGCCGTGTTCGGGCTGCGCAAGCGCGATGCCGCGAGCGCCGCCGGAGGCCGGGCATGA
- a CDS encoding sulfate adenylyltransferase subunit 1 — protein sequence MTHQATHQGLLRFITAGSVDDGKSTLIGRLLYDSKAVLSDQLTALANAKNKRTAGEQIDFSLLTDGLEAEREQGITIDVAYRYFSTARRKFIIADTPGHEQYTRNMVTGASTADAAIVLVDATRVTVTDGRAELLAQTKRHSAILKLLEIRHVIVAVNKMDLVDYSEQTFNEIRAAYAELAEQLGLKDVRYVPVSALRGDNIVHESDAMPWYQGEPLLPLLEELPVEEAAPEDDAALRFPVQLVIRQDGSQSDDFRGYAGRVEAGTVRVGQKLRVLPANREAVVAEVLTPNGAAESANVGDTVTVRLAEDVDVSRGDMFVAADATAASAKKLQADLCWFDDESLNPSRKYVLKHTTASVFARVSAVERVLDVHTLSHETGRHDIRLNDIGSVQISLQKPIVCDAYGDNPATGAFVLIDEATNHTVAAGMIRAFS from the coding sequence ATGACTCACCAAGCAACCCACCAAGGCCTGCTGCGCTTCATCACCGCCGGCTCGGTCGACGACGGCAAGAGCACGCTGATCGGCCGCCTGCTGTACGACAGCAAGGCCGTGCTGTCCGACCAGCTGACCGCGCTGGCCAACGCCAAGAACAAGCGCACCGCCGGCGAGCAGATCGACTTCTCGCTGCTGACCGACGGCCTGGAGGCCGAGCGCGAGCAGGGCATCACCATCGACGTGGCCTACCGCTACTTCTCGACCGCGCGCCGCAAGTTCATCATCGCCGATACGCCGGGCCACGAGCAGTACACCCGCAACATGGTCACCGGCGCCTCGACCGCCGACGCAGCCATCGTGCTGGTCGATGCCACGCGCGTGACCGTCACGGACGGCCGCGCCGAACTGCTGGCGCAGACCAAGCGCCACTCGGCGATCCTGAAGCTGCTGGAAATCCGGCACGTGATCGTCGCCGTCAACAAGATGGACCTGGTCGACTACAGCGAGCAGACCTTCAACGAGATCCGCGCCGCCTACGCCGAACTGGCCGAACAACTGGGCCTGAAGGACGTGCGCTACGTGCCGGTGTCGGCGCTGCGCGGCGACAACATCGTGCACGAGAGCGACGCCATGCCGTGGTACCAGGGCGAGCCGCTGCTGCCGCTGCTGGAAGAGCTGCCGGTGGAAGAAGCCGCGCCCGAGGACGACGCCGCGCTGCGCTTCCCGGTGCAGCTGGTGATCCGCCAGGATGGTTCGCAGTCGGACGACTTCCGCGGCTATGCCGGCCGTGTCGAGGCCGGCACCGTGCGCGTCGGCCAGAAGCTGCGCGTGCTGCCCGCCAATCGCGAGGCCGTGGTGGCCGAAGTGCTGACCCCGAACGGCGCCGCCGAATCGGCCAACGTCGGCGACACCGTCACCGTGCGCCTGGCCGAGGACGTCGATGTATCGCGTGGTGACATGTTCGTCGCCGCCGATGCGACCGCGGCCTCCGCCAAGAAGCTGCAGGCCGACCTGTGCTGGTTCGACGACGAGTCGCTGAACCCGTCGCGCAAGTACGTGCTCAAGCACACCACGGCCAGCGTGTTCGCGCGTGTGTCGGCGGTGGAGCGCGTGCTGGACGTGCATACGCTGTCGCACGAGACCGGCCGCCACGACATCCGCCTGAACGATATCGGTTCGGTGCAGATCTCGCTGCAGAAGCCGATCGTCTGCGATGCCTATGGCGATAATCCGGCAACGGGCGCCTTCGTGCTGATCGACGAGGCGACCAACCACACGGTGGCCGCAGGCATGATCCGTGCGTTCTCCTGA
- a CDS encoding leucyl aminopeptidase — MEFSTKALDWSKAGQNGFLATKTDCLVVGLFEGQNLGGVAKALDVATKGLVGRLVKQGDFEGKRGTHLMLHEVAGVGAARVLLVGLGKEADFTDKAFADAVRTAVRALSSTRAASALWCLAQQAPQQRDVSWAVITTITLVREAGYRLLERHPGLKRANAQSAASGKPNGNDKASLRKVVIAVDSGDARAATQAAVRGTAIANGMELTRDLGNLPSNICTPTYLANTARSIAKRHKLKAEILGRKQIEALNMGAFLAVTKGSEEPPQFIVLRYDGAGAKQAPVVLVGKGITFDTGGISLKPGEGMDEMKYDMCGAASVLGTIQAVAEMGLKLNVVAVVPTCENMPSGIATKPGDVVTSMSGQTIEILNTDAEGRLILCDALTYVERFKPAAVIDVATLTGACIIALGHVNSGLYARSDALADALLQAGRRAMDTAWRMPLDDEYQDQLKSNFADMGNIGGRPAGSVTAACFLARFTEKYDWAHLDIAGTAWKSGAAKGATGRPVPLLTQFLMDRAA; from the coding sequence ATGGAATTTAGCACAAAAGCCCTGGATTGGAGCAAAGCCGGCCAAAATGGTTTCCTGGCGACCAAGACCGACTGCCTGGTGGTCGGCCTGTTCGAAGGCCAGAACCTCGGCGGCGTCGCCAAGGCCCTCGATGTGGCCACCAAGGGCTTGGTGGGACGGCTGGTCAAGCAGGGCGACTTCGAAGGCAAGCGCGGCACCCACCTGATGCTGCATGAAGTGGCCGGCGTGGGCGCCGCGCGCGTGCTGCTGGTGGGCCTGGGCAAGGAAGCCGATTTCACCGACAAGGCCTTTGCCGATGCGGTACGCACCGCGGTGCGTGCGCTGTCGTCCACGCGTGCGGCCTCGGCGTTGTGGTGCCTGGCGCAACAGGCGCCGCAGCAGCGCGATGTGTCGTGGGCCGTGATCACCACCATCACGCTGGTGCGCGAGGCCGGCTACCGCCTGCTGGAGCGCCATCCGGGCCTGAAGCGCGCCAATGCCCAGAGCGCCGCCAGCGGCAAGCCCAACGGCAACGACAAGGCGTCGCTGCGCAAGGTCGTGATCGCGGTCGACAGCGGCGATGCCCGCGCCGCCACCCAGGCCGCGGTGCGCGGCACCGCCATCGCCAACGGCATGGAGCTGACGCGCGACCTCGGCAACCTGCCGTCCAATATCTGCACCCCGACCTACCTCGCCAATACCGCGCGCAGCATCGCCAAGCGCCACAAGCTCAAGGCCGAGATCCTCGGGCGCAAGCAGATTGAGGCGCTGAACATGGGCGCATTCCTGGCCGTGACCAAGGGCAGCGAGGAGCCGCCGCAGTTCATCGTGCTGCGCTATGACGGCGCCGGCGCCAAGCAGGCGCCGGTGGTGCTGGTGGGCAAGGGCATCACCTTCGATACCGGCGGCATCTCGCTCAAGCCGGGCGAGGGCATGGACGAGATGAAGTACGACATGTGCGGCGCGGCCTCGGTGCTGGGCACGATCCAGGCCGTGGCCGAGATGGGCCTGAAGCTCAATGTGGTCGCGGTGGTCCCCACCTGCGAGAACATGCCCAGCGGCATCGCCACCAAGCCGGGCGACGTGGTCACCAGCATGTCGGGCCAGACCATCGAGATCCTGAACACCGACGCCGAAGGCCGCCTGATCCTGTGCGACGCGCTGACCTATGTCGAGCGCTTCAAGCCGGCCGCGGTGATCGACGTCGCCACGCTGACCGGCGCCTGCATCATCGCGCTCGGCCACGTCAACAGCGGCCTGTACGCGCGCTCCGACGCGCTCGCCGACGCGCTGCTGCAGGCTGGCCGCCGCGCCATGGACACCGCCTGGCGCATGCCGCTGGACGACGAATACCAGGACCAGCTCAAGTCCAACTTCGCCGACATGGGCAATATCGGCGGCCGTCCGGCCGGCAGCGTCACCGCGGCCTGCTTCCTGGCGCGCTTTACCGAGAAGTACGACTGGGCCCACCTGGACATCGCCGGCACGGCGTGGAAGAGCGGCGCGGCCAAGGGCGCCACCGGCCGTCCGGTGCCGCTGCTGACGCAGTTCCTGATGGACCGCGCCGCCTGA
- the lptG gene encoding LPS export ABC transporter permease LptG — MRILRVYERYFGRLVYSVFAFILFAVLSLFVFFDMLNELENVNAQYTSLVALFHVLLQAPTRVYEVLPIAVLISAIYVFSQLASQSEYTIFRVAGLNTRQALFSLFKLAVPLALVTFLFGEFIGPRAEQYAQKVKLEAIGATVSSGFRSGVWVKDRDKDAAGGGEITRFVNVAGLRPDQTITGITMYEFDPQYRLRVIRVAQEGRYQGGQSWELQNVSETRFVELAPQAQGAQPTPAAPAAPARDALAPDFRAEQVKFPRVAMHSELTPQILSVLLVTPERMSTLDLFRYIRHLRDNKQDTQRYEIAFWKKVIYPLTLFVMVALALPFAYLHARAGAVGVKVFGGIMLGLSFHLSNTLFSHVGLLHTWPPIISALVPGTLYLMVALLALRWVDRH; from the coding sequence ATGAGGATCCTGCGCGTCTACGAACGCTATTTCGGCCGGCTGGTCTATAGCGTGTTCGCCTTCATCCTGTTCGCGGTGCTGTCGCTGTTCGTGTTCTTCGACATGCTCAACGAGCTGGAGAACGTCAACGCCCAGTACACCTCGCTGGTGGCGCTGTTCCACGTCCTGCTGCAGGCGCCCACGCGGGTGTACGAGGTGCTGCCGATCGCGGTGCTGATCAGCGCGATCTATGTGTTTTCGCAGCTGGCCAGCCAGTCCGAGTACACCATCTTCCGCGTGGCGGGGCTGAACACGCGCCAGGCGCTGTTCTCGCTGTTCAAGCTGGCGGTGCCGCTGGCGCTCGTGACCTTTCTGTTCGGCGAGTTCATCGGCCCGCGCGCCGAGCAGTACGCGCAGAAGGTCAAGCTGGAGGCGATCGGCGCCACCGTGTCGTCGGGCTTCCGCTCCGGGGTCTGGGTCAAGGACCGCGACAAGGATGCCGCCGGCGGTGGCGAAATCACCCGCTTCGTCAATGTCGCCGGGCTGCGGCCGGACCAGACCATCACCGGCATCACCATGTACGAGTTCGACCCCCAGTACCGGCTGCGCGTGATCCGCGTGGCGCAGGAGGGGCGCTACCAGGGCGGCCAGTCCTGGGAGCTGCAGAACGTCAGCGAGACCCGCTTCGTCGAGCTGGCGCCGCAGGCCCAGGGCGCACAGCCCACGCCGGCCGCGCCCGCCGCGCCGGCGCGCGATGCGCTGGCGCCGGACTTCCGCGCCGAGCAGGTCAAGTTCCCGCGCGTGGCCATGCATTCGGAGCTGACCCCGCAGATCCTGTCGGTGCTGCTGGTCACGCCGGAGCGGATGTCGACGCTCGACCTGTTCCGCTATATCCGCCACCTGCGCGACAACAAGCAGGACACGCAGCGCTACGAGATCGCGTTCTGGAAAAAGGTGATCTACCCGCTGACGCTGTTCGTGATGGTGGCGCTGGCGCTGCCGTTCGCCTACCTGCACGCGCGCGCCGGCGCGGTCGGCGTGAAGGTGTTCGGCGGCATCATGCTGGGGCTGTCGTTCCACCTGTCGAACACGCTGTTCTCGCACGTCGGCCTGCTGCATACCTGGCCGCCGATCATCTCGGCGCTGGTGCCCGGCACGCTCTACCTGATGGTGGCGCTGCTGGCGCTGCGTTGGGTGGACCGGCACTGA
- the ilvD gene encoding dihydroxy-acid dehydratase, with amino-acid sequence MAFNKRSRHITQGVARSPNRSMYYALGYQKEDFDKPMVGIANGHSTITPCNAGLQRLADAAIDAIRAAGANPQVFGTPTISDGMSMGTEGMKYSLISREVIADCIETAAQGQWMDGVVVIGGCDKNMPGGMIALARTNVPGIYVYGGTIKPGHWKGKDLTIVSSFEAVGEFTAGRMSEEDFEGVERNACPSTGSCGGMYTANTMSSSFEALGMSLLYSSTMANPDQEKVDSAAASARVLVEAVKRDLKPRDIITRESIENAVALIMATGGSTNAVLHYLAIAHAAEVEWTIDDFERIRRKVPVLCNLKPSGQYVATDLHRAGGIPQVLKILLKAGLLHGDCITITGRTLAEELEHVPDAPRADQDVILPIERALYAEGHLAILKGNLAEEGAVAKITGLKNPVITGPARVFEDEQSAMDAILADRINPGDILVLRYLGPKGGPGMPEMLAPTSAIIGKGLGESVGFITDGRFSGGTWGMVVGHVAPEAYVGGTIALVQEGDSITIDAHRLLLQLNVAEEELARRRASWKAPAPRYTRGVLAKFARLASTASKGAVTD; translated from the coding sequence ATGGCATTCAACAAGCGCTCCCGGCACATCACGCAAGGCGTGGCGCGCTCCCCCAACCGCTCGATGTACTACGCGCTCGGCTACCAGAAAGAGGATTTCGACAAGCCGATGGTGGGCATCGCCAATGGCCATTCGACCATCACGCCGTGCAACGCCGGCCTGCAGCGCCTGGCCGACGCGGCCATCGACGCGATCCGGGCCGCCGGCGCCAATCCGCAGGTGTTCGGCACGCCCACCATCTCCGACGGCATGTCGATGGGCACCGAGGGCATGAAGTATTCGCTGATCTCGCGCGAGGTCATCGCCGACTGCATCGAGACCGCGGCCCAGGGCCAGTGGATGGACGGCGTGGTGGTGATCGGCGGCTGCGACAAGAACATGCCGGGCGGCATGATTGCGCTGGCGCGCACCAACGTGCCGGGCATCTATGTCTACGGCGGCACCATCAAGCCGGGCCACTGGAAGGGCAAGGACCTGACCATCGTGTCCTCATTCGAGGCCGTCGGCGAGTTCACCGCCGGGCGCATGAGCGAGGAAGACTTCGAAGGGGTGGAGCGCAACGCGTGCCCGTCCACCGGCTCGTGCGGCGGCATGTACACCGCCAACACCATGAGCTCGTCGTTCGAGGCGCTGGGCATGTCGCTGCTGTACTCGTCGACCATGGCCAATCCGGACCAGGAAAAGGTCGACAGCGCCGCCGCATCGGCGCGCGTGCTGGTCGAGGCCGTCAAGCGGGATCTCAAGCCGCGCGACATCATCACGCGCGAGTCGATCGAGAACGCGGTGGCGCTGATCATGGCCACCGGCGGCTCCACCAACGCGGTGCTGCACTACCTGGCGATCGCGCACGCCGCCGAAGTCGAATGGACCATCGACGACTTCGAGCGCATCCGCCGCAAGGTGCCGGTACTCTGCAATCTCAAGCCCTCGGGCCAGTACGTCGCGACCGACCTGCACCGCGCCGGCGGCATCCCGCAGGTGCTGAAGATCCTGCTCAAGGCCGGCCTGCTGCACGGCGACTGCATCACCATCACCGGCCGCACGCTGGCCGAAGAACTCGAGCACGTGCCCGACGCCCCGCGCGCCGACCAGGACGTGATCCTGCCGATCGAGCGGGCGCTCTACGCCGAGGGCCACCTGGCCATCCTCAAGGGCAACCTCGCCGAGGAAGGCGCGGTCGCCAAGATCACCGGCCTGAAGAACCCGGTCATCACCGGCCCGGCACGCGTGTTCGAGGACGAGCAGAGCGCGATGGACGCGATCCTGGCCGACCGCATCAACCCCGGCGACATCCTGGTGCTGCGCTACCTGGGCCCCAAGGGCGGCCCCGGCATGCCGGAAATGCTGGCGCCGACCTCGGCCATCATCGGCAAGGGCCTGGGCGAGTCGGTCGGCTTTATCACCGACGGCCGCTTCTCGGGCGGCACCTGGGGCATGGTGGTCGGCCATGTCGCGCCGGAGGCGTACGTCGGCGGCACCATCGCGCTGGTGCAGGAAGGGGATTCGATCACGATCGACGCGCACCGGCTGCTGCTGCAGCTGAACGTGGCGGAGGAAGAACTGGCCAGGCGGCGCGCCAGCTGGAAGGCGCCGGCGCCGCGCTATACGCGCGGGGTGCTGGCGAAGTTTGCGCGACTGGCGTCGACGGCGAGCAAGGGCGCGGTGACGGACTGA
- a CDS encoding DNA polymerase III subunit chi, translating to MTRIDFHSNVPDVLGYVCRLVRKAYGAGQKVVIHGAPPQLADLDARLWTFSALDFLPHCGLESPNAAVTPILLAATTEGVPHHQLLINLADEAPAQFASFERLIEVVGAGDAAREAGRQRYRFYRERGYPLTHHDIGQPKGDAA from the coding sequence ATGACGCGCATCGACTTCCACAGCAACGTGCCGGACGTGCTCGGCTATGTCTGCCGGCTGGTCCGCAAGGCCTACGGCGCCGGGCAGAAGGTGGTGATCCACGGCGCGCCGCCGCAGCTGGCCGACCTGGACGCGCGCCTGTGGACGTTCTCCGCGCTGGACTTCCTGCCGCATTGCGGACTGGAAAGCCCGAACGCGGCGGTGACCCCGATCCTGCTGGCGGCGACCACCGAAGGCGTGCCGCACCACCAGTTGCTGATCAACCTGGCTGACGAGGCGCCGGCGCAGTTTGCCAGCTTCGAGCGGCTGATCGAGGTGGTCGGCGCCGGCGACGCCGCGCGCGAGGCCGGCCGGCAGCGCTACCGCTTCTACCGCGAACGCGGCTATCCGCTGACGCACCACGACATCGGCCAGCCCAAGGGAGACGCCGCATGA
- a CDS encoding DUF2486 family protein has protein sequence MSERTTSRVIPRPEPHDSIPLLTEVVDLPDATEAPAQAGAAADDGVIDTFGMDDAGMVMQVGDTGDAALDDAIVPAQPAAGTGTATDTDDDLRAVRTELLSRVMMRFRTEWPQVVAAHTEATLQARLAPLTAQLASELTQSLEARLVEWLDATLEEMERTPGED, from the coding sequence ATGAGCGAACGCACCACCTCGCGGGTGATCCCGCGGCCGGAACCGCACGACAGCATCCCGCTGCTGACCGAGGTCGTCGACCTGCCCGATGCCACCGAAGCGCCGGCGCAGGCGGGCGCAGCGGCGGACGACGGCGTGATCGACACCTTCGGCATGGACGATGCCGGCATGGTGATGCAGGTGGGCGACACCGGCGACGCCGCGCTGGACGACGCGATCGTGCCGGCCCAGCCCGCAGCCGGGACTGGCACCGCCACGGACACCGACGACGACCTGCGCGCAGTGCGCACCGAGCTGCTGAGCCGCGTGATGATGCGCTTTCGCACCGAATGGCCGCAGGTGGTGGCGGCCCACACCGAAGCCACGCTGCAAGCCCGGCTCGCGCCGCTGACGGCGCAGCTGGCCAGCGAGCTGACCCAGTCGCTGGAAGCGCGGCTGGTGGAGTGGCTGGATGCGACGCTGGAGGAGATGGAGCGGACCCCGGGCGAGGATTGA
- the cobA gene encoding uroporphyrinogen-III C-methyltransferase, with protein MGRQAQKTYGKVALIGAGPGAADLITVRGARLLGEAQVVLHDALVSPEMLAWCPQAELVEVGKRCGQRSTAQLFINRQIVDLAGKYERVVRLKGGDPMLFGRADEELQALEAAGIEYEVVPGITAALAAASAIGKPLTKRGVSRSVAFATQAKAADGEGSPDIEAAVKADTLVYYMGRDQAASIAAQLIAHGKPASTPAWVVEAATTPQQRSREFTLGQMAAGEAAAWIDPVQPSLLMIGAALAARATEAPREDAGVTEVRTPRAA; from the coding sequence ATGGGCAGGCAGGCACAGAAGACTTACGGCAAGGTGGCTCTGATCGGGGCCGGCCCCGGTGCGGCAGACCTCATTACGGTGCGTGGTGCACGGCTTTTGGGCGAAGCCCAGGTGGTGCTGCACGACGCGCTGGTGTCGCCGGAGATGCTGGCCTGGTGTCCGCAGGCCGAGCTGGTCGAGGTCGGCAAGCGCTGCGGGCAGCGCTCGACCGCGCAGCTGTTCATCAACCGCCAGATCGTCGACCTCGCCGGCAAATACGAACGCGTGGTGCGCCTGAAGGGCGGCGACCCGATGCTGTTCGGCCGCGCCGACGAGGAACTGCAGGCGCTGGAAGCGGCCGGCATCGAGTATGAAGTGGTGCCCGGCATCACCGCCGCGCTGGCGGCCGCGTCCGCGATCGGCAAGCCGCTGACCAAGCGCGGCGTGTCGCGCAGCGTGGCCTTTGCCACGCAGGCCAAGGCCGCGGACGGCGAGGGCTCGCCCGATATCGAAGCCGCGGTCAAGGCCGACACGCTGGTCTACTACATGGGCCGCGACCAGGCGGCGTCGATTGCCGCGCAGCTGATCGCGCATGGCAAGCCGGCGTCGACGCCGGCATGGGTGGTGGAAGCCGCCACCACGCCGCAACAGCGCAGCCGCGAGTTCACGCTCGGCCAGATGGCGGCTGGCGAGGCGGCCGCCTGGATCGATCCGGTGCAGCCGAGCCTGCTGATGATCGGCGCCGCGCTGGCCGCGCGCGCGACCGAGGCGCCGCGGGAGGATGCGGGCGTGACGGAAGTGCGCACGCCGCGCGCTGCCTGA
- a CDS encoding sirohydrochlorin chelatase has translation MADRALVLFAHGARDARWREPFDRLRQKLVAALPGCAVRLAFLELMSPLLPETLAELAADGVGEITVVPVFFGQGGHIRRDLPALIDQCRQAHPGLRIHCAAAVGESDAVLEAIAAYCVASLPGAAPAS, from the coding sequence ATGGCAGACCGCGCCCTGGTCCTGTTCGCGCACGGCGCGCGCGATGCGCGCTGGCGCGAGCCGTTCGACCGGCTGCGGCAGAAGCTGGTGGCCGCCCTGCCCGGCTGCGCGGTGCGGCTGGCGTTCCTGGAACTGATGTCGCCGCTGCTGCCGGAGACACTGGCCGAGCTCGCCGCTGACGGCGTGGGCGAGATCACCGTGGTGCCGGTGTTCTTCGGCCAGGGCGGCCATATCCGGCGCGATCTGCCTGCGCTGATCGACCAGTGCCGGCAGGCCCATCCCGGCCTGCGCATACATTGCGCGGCCGCGGTGGGTGAGTCTGATGCGGTGCTGGAGGCGATTGCGGCTTACTGTGTGGCGTCGCTGCCGGGGGCTGCGCCCGCTTCCTGA